A single genomic interval of Streptococcus oralis subsp. dentisani harbors:
- a CDS encoding prolyl-tRNA synthetase associated domain-containing protein, giving the protein MDAYQQVANKLQELGIVYDVVEHPPAFTTEQADSYIEGLEGVRTKSMFLTNKKKTQYYLLIMDDHKPLDMDDFKEQVGANRIRMASADSLAEKMNLPAGTVSPFGLLNNAEKDIQVYFDKDISSEEIMTFHPNTNEKTIFIKTQDLFRFLDSIGFTYEFLTLP; this is encoded by the coding sequence ATGGATGCTTATCAACAAGTAGCTAATAAGTTGCAAGAGTTGGGTATCGTCTATGATGTGGTAGAGCATCCACCTGCATTTACGACAGAGCAGGCGGATAGCTATATTGAAGGCCTAGAAGGAGTTCGAACCAAGTCCATGTTTTTGACCAACAAAAAGAAAACCCAGTATTATCTGCTCATCATGGATGATCATAAACCATTGGATATGGATGACTTTAAAGAGCAAGTGGGAGCTAATCGGATTCGCATGGCTTCAGCAGATTCTTTGGCTGAAAAAATGAACCTGCCAGCAGGGACGGTTTCACCTTTTGGTTTGTTAAATAATGCAGAAAAAGATATTCAGGTATACTTTGACAAGGATATTTCGTCAGAAGAGATCATGACTTTCCATCCCAATACCAATGAAAAGACTATTTTTATTAAAACCCAAGACTTGTTCCGATTTTTAGATTCAATTGGATTTACCTATGAGTTTTTAACTTTGCCTTAA
- a CDS encoding rhodanese-like domain-containing protein: MKEISFDEFYQLYQNGQLSLVDVREIEEFKMLHLEGAHNLPLSQLADTYEQLDKEQLHYVICKSGMRSARACQFLEEHGYKVINVQGGMTAFENL; the protein is encoded by the coding sequence ATGAAAGAAATTTCCTTCGATGAATTTTATCAGCTTTACCAAAATGGTCAGCTTTCTCTAGTGGACGTGAGAGAAATAGAAGAGTTCAAGATGCTTCATTTAGAAGGTGCACACAACTTACCGCTTAGTCAACTGGCTGATACTTATGAGCAGTTGGACAAGGAGCAGTTACATTATGTTATTTGTAAATCTGGGATGAGATCAGCTCGTGCTTGCCAGTTTTTAGAGGAGCATGGATATAAGGTCATCAATGTTCAAGGTGGTATGACGGCCTTTGAAAATCTTTAA